The following are encoded together in the Vespa crabro chromosome 12, iyVesCrab1.2, whole genome shotgun sequence genome:
- the LOC124428366 gene encoding cytochrome P450 4A14-like: protein MREGWTIPKGSSAVFLIYKLPRSAKYWPRPLVFDPDRFLSGKNCFTYFFLFSYGRRNCIRQHFAMLNMTVIIVTLIRIFLIKIDNPIGIAVIGLKMSLSLKPYEISDWTKYGLPNKRKTLSLRCVYISLD from the exons atgaGAGAAGGTTGGACTATACCGAAAGGTAGTTCAGCAGTGTTTCTCATTTATAAACTTCCTAGAAGCGCAAAATATTGGCCACGGCCATTAGTATTCGATCCCGATAGGTTCCTATCGGGAAAGAATTgttttacatatttctttctatttagtTACGGTCGAAGAAATTGCATAC gtCAACATTTTGCTATGCTAAATATGACAGTAATCATTGTTAcgctaataagaatatttctgattaaaatagataatCCAATAGGAATAGCAGTAATAGGTTTAAAGATGAGCCTCTCATTAAAACCG TATGAAATAAG CGATTGGACAAAATATGGACTACCAAACAAGCGAAAAACGCTGTCTTTACGTTGCGTCTATATAAGCTTGGATTGA